DNA from Leptospira mayottensis 200901116:
TTCTGGAAGTACCTTCTTTTCGTTATATACTACCGTTAGCGGCCGTTTGTTTTTTTATCGGGGCAATCGGAAAGTCGGCACAGCTTCCGTTGCACGTTTGGCTTCCGGACGCGATGGCCGGGCCGACTCCTGTATCCGCATTAATCCACGCCGCAACGATGGTGACGGCGGGAATCTTTTTGATCGCAAGACTCAATCCTATCTTTTTATCTGCCCCTCAAGTCGGACATTGGATTGTAGTCATCGGATCAGTGACCGCATTCTTTGCCGCGACAATCGGACTTTTTCAAAACGATATCAAGAAGGTCTTGGCGTATTCCACCGTTTCCCAGCTCGGATATATGTTCGTCGCGATGGGAGCGGGTGCTTACGTAGCGGGGCTCTTTCACTTGATGACACACGCGTTTTTTAAAGCTCTTCTCTTTTTGGGATCGGGTTCCGTGATCCACGCTCTACATCACGAACAAGATCTGAGAAATATGGGCGGACTTAAAAATCAGATGAAAATCACCTGGTTGACGTTTCTTGTCGGATCGCTTGCGATATCGGGAATCCCTCCGTTCAGCGGATTCTTTTCCAAAGATCTAATATTAGAAAAAAGTTATGCTTATGGGATGCTCTTTTACGGACTCGGAATCGTAACCGCGCTTCTGACCGCATTTTACATGTTTCGAATGACTTATCTCGCGTTTTATGGAGAATCTCGAGTGTCTTCCCATAAAGCGTCGCACTTGCACGAATCTCCCCTCGTAATGACGATTCCGCTCGTGATTCTTTCCATAGGCGCTGTGGTCGCGGGATTTTTGGAAATCCCTCATTTTCTTTTCGGAGGAGTGGACGCTCTTACCCGTTACTTCGCTCCTATCTTTGTCCGTGGAACGGAAATCTCGAAGATGATCGTCAATCGTTCCGAAGGCGCTCACGAAACGGGAACGACGATCGAACTGATTCTGGTTGTGGTGTCGGTCGCGGTTGCGATCTCCGGAATTTTTATTGCAAGAACGATCTTTTTAACCGGAAAAAACGTTCCTGAAGATGAGGAATCGCATACGGGTGTGAAAAGAATTCTTTCTCAGAAATACTACATCGACGAGTTTTACAGAAACTTTATTGTGGATCCGATTCTCCTGCTTGGAAAGTTTTTAGCGGGATACGTGGAAAGAAATTTCTTGGATTTGATACTGAGAGGTACTGGAAGGTTCGCGGTCGCGATCTCATTGGTTTTAAGACGGGTTCAAACGGGAATCGTAGTCGACTACGCGATTTTGATCGTGCTCGGAACGGTAGTCATTCTTTCCTTTTTTCTAATGAGGGGGCTATAACTTGGATTTCCCGCCGTATATACTTAGTATCTTTTTATTTTTACCTCTGATCGGAGTTCCGTTTTTATTTTTGTCCAATCGGGTGAATTGGCTGAGGTTCATTTCAGGATCGTTCACACTTGTTCCGTTTTTAATCATCGTGGGTTTGTATTTTAAATACGATCCTTCCAACTCCTCTCTTCAATTTGTAGATCGTATCTGGGGAATCGTAGTGTCCGGAAATCTGAAAGTGGATTATCATATCGGACTGGACGGATTCAGTCTTCTCCTCTGCGGGATGTCTTCTTTGTTGTTTTTTCTTTCCACTCTCGCGACTTGGACGAGTATCACGACTAGAATCCGAGAATTTTACATTTATCTAATGATCGTGGAAATGAGCGTTCACGGAGTATTCTTGTCCGGGAACCTCGTATTGTTTTACATTTTTTGGGAAGCCATGGTTTCACCGATGGTTCTTATGGTGGGAATTTGGGGAGAGGACCAACGAGTCAAAGCGGCGATTAAGTATTTGATTTTTTCGTTTACCGGATCGGTATTGATGCTTGCAGGAATTCTAATACTCTATTTTAAAACCGGAACGATCGTGATCGAAGAACTATCAACGGGACTTCTTCCCGAGATTCCGAAAAACATCCGTTTATTTATATTTTTTGCATTCGTATTGGCGTTTGCAATTAAGGTGCCTTTGTTCCCGCTTCATACCTGGATGCCGGATGTTCACTCTCAAGCTCCCACGGTGGGTTCTGTGGACCTTTCCGGGATTTTATTGAAAATCGGACTTTATGGTTTCGTGCGATTGGCGATCCCTTTGTTTCCCGAAGAGATGTTGGAGTATAGGGAACTCCTCGGAGGACTTTGTATTGCGGGAATCATCTACGGTGCCGTGATTGCGATGGCTCAGGAAAACTCGAAACGAGTCGTTGCATTTTCTTCTCTTTCACACATGAGTTTTTGTATGCTTGGAATATTGAGTTTCACGGAAGAGGGAATGGCGGGCGGAATGCTTCAAATGCTTAACCACGGATTTACCGCGGGAATGCTTTTCTTTATGCTCGGAATGTTGCACGAAAGGATCGGAAATAACGACATCGCCAAAGCTGGAGGATTGTCCAAGTTGCTTCCGGTATTTTCGGTTTTTTTTGCGATTGCGATTTTTTCTTCCTTGGGAGTTCCCGGAACCAACAGTTTTATCGGGGAATTTCTGATCATCCTCGGAAGTATTAAGGCCAACGTTGTATATGGAGCGTTAGCCGCAACCGGGGTCGTATTTGCCGCGGGATATCTATTGTTGTTCGCAAAAAGAATGATTTTTGGAGAATCCACGAAAAGTCTCATTGAGTATCACGATTTGAATTTCAAAGAATGGGTCATTTTAGTACCAACCGTAATTATGATCTTCTGGATCGGAATTTATCCGAAGCCATTTTTAAGGGTTTTAGAACCTTCGATAAGAGTTGCGTTGAATTCCGCTTCGATAAAAACGATCCAAGATCGTTCCTTAAATTCACTTAAGGCAACGGACTTGAATGGAAAATCTGTCGATGTCGTAAGGAAATACGTGTCTTATAAGTCTTTAGGAGAGGAACCCGGTCGTTACGAAGAGCGTCTCAAAGGATTTCAAAGTAAATATGCCTTACCTGGATCGATCCGTAAAGGAAAGGAAACTTCTCCCGAGGGAGACGAGGAGGCTCTGAAATGAATCTAATTCCGAACGTCCTTGATCTATTTTCCATTCTTCCCGGGTTGATTCTGGCGACGGGCGGAGTATTTCTCATATGTTTTTCCGTACTTTTTAAAACGAAAGAATTTCTAATCGTACGATATGTATCCGGACTGATTCTTCTCATTGCATTTGGAAGCGTGTTTTACGTCGCATTTCAATTTCCCGGAAACGGAACCTACTTCGATGGTCAGATTGAAAATTCCGTATTGTCTTTTTGGTTAAATCTAATTTACCTTTCGATGGCCATTGGAACCGCGGCCGTAGCTCCTAGAATATTAAAGAATCATAAAGTAGAATTTCCAGAGTTCTATCCTTTGTTATTGTTTGCGACCTGCGGAATGATATTTATGACTTCCGGACAGGACTTTATTCTAGTGTTCGTCGCACTCGAATTGATGAGTATTTGTCTTTACATTCTAATCGGAATGGCGAGAAGCGATTTGTTTTCCTTGGAAGCTACGCTGAAATACTTTCTCTTGGGAAGTTTTTCCTCCGGATTTATGCTGATGGGAATTGCATTTCTATTTGGAGGGAGTGGGTCGACGAACATAACGGCGGCGCTAAAGCCATTGGTGATCGCGGGGTATCAAGGAAACTTTGCAAAGATCGGACTCGTTTTGTTTATCACGGGGGTCGCTTTTAAGATCGCGCTCTTTCCTTATCACGCATGGACTCCCGATGCATACGAAGGCGCTTTAACTCCGGTAACGGGTTACATGTCCACCGCATCTAAAACTGCTTCTATCGGACTTTTACTGGTTCTTTATACGAAGCTCCCTCTGTCTCTCGAAGGCAGTACTTGGGCGTGGTTACCCGGAATTCTTGCATTGTTATCGATGGTATATGGGAACTTACTCGCATTAAAACAGGAAAATTTAAAACGAATGCTTGCGTATTCTTCGATCGCACATGCGGGTTACGTTGTCGCCGGGATTTCCGCAGGAATTAAAGAAGAAGTGTTATTCTATCTCATGATATATTCTTTTATGAGTTTGGGAGCGTTCGCTATTTTGGCGTATTTAGAAGATGGAACGAGACAAGTAACTTTCTTTTCCGTTCAGTCCTTGTCGGGGGTAAAACCTTTTACGGCGATCGCGATCAACATCTTTTTTATGTCCTTGGCGGGAGTTCCACCTTTTGGGGGATTTTGGGCGAAGTTGTTTCTCTTTCAAAAAATCGCCGAGTCGGAACATCTGATGAATCGAATCCTACTGATAGG
Protein-coding regions in this window:
- the nuoL gene encoding NADH-quinone oxidoreductase subunit L, with translation MEISILIYALVALPLIGFLVSGIFGKWLKGFTGIFSTGVVFLSFVLALASFVQFHPMERTIPEIVTVMPWIETGDLNVSLAYQVDQLSLYMILIITGIGALIHLYSIGYMKDDPGFTRYFAYLNLFIFAMLNLVLAENLILLFLGWEGVGLCSYLLIGFDYHKETAADAGMKAFIVNRIGDLGMLLGIALVFWYTGSVSFTAIGEAILEVPSFRYILPLAAVCFFIGAIGKSAQLPLHVWLPDAMAGPTPVSALIHAATMVTAGIFLIARLNPIFLSAPQVGHWIVVIGSVTAFFAATIGLFQNDIKKVLAYSTVSQLGYMFVAMGAGAYVAGLFHLMTHAFFKALLFLGSGSVIHALHHEQDLRNMGGLKNQMKITWLTFLVGSLAISGIPPFSGFFSKDLILEKSYAYGMLFYGLGIVTALLTAFYMFRMTYLAFYGESRVSSHKASHLHESPLVMTIPLVILSIGAVVAGFLEIPHFLFGGVDALTRYFAPIFVRGTEISKMIVNRSEGAHETGTTIELILVVVSVAVAISGIFIARTIFLTGKNVPEDEESHTGVKRILSQKYYIDEFYRNFIVDPILLLGKFLAGYVERNFLDLILRGTGRFAVAISLVLRRVQTGIVVDYAILIVLGTVVILSFFLMRGL
- a CDS encoding NADH-quinone oxidoreductase subunit M; amino-acid sequence: MDFPPYILSIFLFLPLIGVPFLFLSNRVNWLRFISGSFTLVPFLIIVGLYFKYDPSNSSLQFVDRIWGIVVSGNLKVDYHIGLDGFSLLLCGMSSLLFFLSTLATWTSITTRIREFYIYLMIVEMSVHGVFLSGNLVLFYIFWEAMVSPMVLMVGIWGEDQRVKAAIKYLIFSFTGSVLMLAGILILYFKTGTIVIEELSTGLLPEIPKNIRLFIFFAFVLAFAIKVPLFPLHTWMPDVHSQAPTVGSVDLSGILLKIGLYGFVRLAIPLFPEEMLEYRELLGGLCIAGIIYGAVIAMAQENSKRVVAFSSLSHMSFCMLGILSFTEEGMAGGMLQMLNHGFTAGMLFFMLGMLHERIGNNDIAKAGGLSKLLPVFSVFFAIAIFSSLGVPGTNSFIGEFLIILGSIKANVVYGALAATGVVFAAGYLLLFAKRMIFGESTKSLIEYHDLNFKEWVILVPTVIMIFWIGIYPKPFLRVLEPSIRVALNSASIKTIQDRSLNSLKATDLNGKSVDVVRKYVSYKSLGEEPGRYEERLKGFQSKYALPGSIRKGKETSPEGDEEALK
- a CDS encoding NADH-quinone oxidoreductase subunit N; the encoded protein is MNLIPNVLDLFSILPGLILATGGVFLICFSVLFKTKEFLIVRYVSGLILLIAFGSVFYVAFQFPGNGTYFDGQIENSVLSFWLNLIYLSMAIGTAAVAPRILKNHKVEFPEFYPLLLFATCGMIFMTSGQDFILVFVALELMSICLYILIGMARSDLFSLEATLKYFLLGSFSSGFMLMGIAFLFGGSGSTNITAALKPLVIAGYQGNFAKIGLVLFITGVAFKIALFPYHAWTPDAYEGALTPVTGYMSTASKTASIGLLLVLYTKLPLSLEGSTWAWLPGILALLSMVYGNLLALKQENLKRMLAYSSIAHAGYVVAGISAGIKEEVLFYLMIYSFMSLGAFAILAYLEDGTRQVTFFSVQSLSGVKPFTAIAINIFFMSLAGVPPFGGFWAKLFLFQKIAESEHLMNRILLIGGVTNSALALYYYLRIGIATFMSSDEGEISRNHAAPHSIGVTVVVMICLFMVAFGWFLLVPGNLLAIGALQLRYLGY